In Planctomycetia bacterium, the following are encoded in one genomic region:
- the infC gene encoding translation initiation factor IF-3, which translates to MIGADGAQLGIMNTVDALNQAREAGLDLVEVSPNEKPPVVRVMDFGKFNYQKNKRKNKNVTHQQRLKEIRVRPQTGAHDIDIRVKQARGFLEERDKVLVTLTFRGRELAHIQEGQKILDGIVLQLADVASVEAPSMRQAKRLTCILAPK; encoded by the coding sequence ATGATCGGCGCCGACGGCGCTCAGTTGGGGATCATGAACACCGTGGACGCTCTGAACCAGGCACGCGAGGCGGGCTTGGATCTCGTCGAAGTTTCTCCGAACGAGAAGCCCCCGGTCGTCCGTGTGATGGACTTCGGCAAGTTCAACTACCAGAAAAACAAGCGCAAGAATAAGAACGTCACGCACCAGCAGCGGCTCAAAGAGATTCGTGTCCGCCCGCAAACCGGGGCCCACGACATCGACATTCGCGTGAAGCAGGCCCGCGGGTTCTTGGAAGAACGGGATAAGGTGTTGGTGACGCTGACCTTCCGGGGTCGCGAACTGGCCCACATTCAAGAAGGCCAAAAGATTCTCGACGGGATCGTTTTGCAACTGGCGGACGTCGCTAGCGTCGAGGCCCCCTCGATGCGTCAGGCGAAGCGTTTGACCTGCATTTTGGCCCCGAAATAG